TAAACCTGTGGGGTATGTGGAACAAGAAGATTTTTTAAATGGGGCCTTAGAAATAAAGACCTTAATGGCTCCTAAGAAATTGATGGAGTTTTTACTAGATGTAGAAAAAACATTAAAACGGGAAAGAACTATAAGATGGGGACCACGCACCATAGATTTAGATATAATTTTATATGATAATATAGTGACTTATGAGGAAGAAATTGTTATACCTCACCCTAGAATGCAGGAAAGATTATTCGTACTGAAGCCTTTATGTGATATTGCACCATACATGGTTCATCCACTTTTAAAAACTAGAATTATAGATTTGACAAGAGAACTCGAGAAAAAAGGTACATTGTCAAGTGATTCAGAGGTTCAGGTAGAGTTTACTACAGAGAAATATTCTTCTCCATCTGAACCTTAAAAGAACTTATAACTTTTCTGTTTGAGGTTAATTTTTAAGAATATAGTTTAGAACAGGATCTTCTTTGTCTAAATAATCTTTTATGGATATTTCAATTATTTTGTCTGGTATAAAAGTGTTTTTATTGTCTGTGGAAGTTTTATTAAATTGTGTGGAATATTGTATTTCTATTTTTGAATTAGGAAGAGTAAAACTTTTCACAGAACCATAATGATTTGGTTTGCCACTTGTCTCTTCACCTATAAAAGTTGCATTAGTTTCTTTTCTTAAAGTAACAGCGTTGATTATAGCTGATGAAAAAGTGGTTCTTCCCACTATGACGAAAAGATGAGTTTTATTATTTATTTCTTTGTTTTTTATCCAGTCTATAATAGGGTTTATATATTTATCACTGCCTCCTGAATTGTCTCTTATATCAATTACAAATTTATCAACAATATGAGTATTCATAAATTTAAGCATATCACCCGTAAAATCTTCCATTGTTTTGGAAGTATCATCTTCTTGACATTTATTGTATTTAAAATACAAGATTTTTTCTTCGGATATATACTTATACCAGTAATTTAAATTACTTTTCTGCATATATAAAGGATATGAAGTATCAAAGTTACCTTTTATAATGAATTTTCCATGGAGATCTTCATTATTTAGGGAATTTATATTTAAATTAAAGGCTTCTCCTTGATTGTTTTCAAAGGTAAAAAGAGTATTTTTTACATTGGATGTAATATTTAAACCATGGAGAATTTCAGCATTCGTAAGATATTTAGGAATATATTTTTTTATTACAGCACTATTTTCATTAACTATTAATGGTAAAATATTTTTTTGAACTGTCTCTATGTTTACACCATTTATCTTTATAAGTTTTGTGTAAAGAGCTTTTTTATATTCAGGTATGGTATTTACAACGTATATACCTTCTTTAAAATAGTAAAATTGTATTGGGTAAATAATTGAAGTTTCTTTATAGAGAGAGGTATGGGTGTCTCCTATGCTAGCTATTATCTTGTAAATGCCTGATAGTATTTGGTCATCGTTTAGCTTATATACAGAAT
This window of the Clostridium kluyveri DSM 555 genome carries:
- a CDS encoding S41 family peptidase; this encodes MNKFIKANFCFILIYLSIFFTSCESQYLGGDRNTKWIKDLNYIQKSLPKKHVNLFFKINEEKFNNELTTLKNSVYKLNDDQILSGIYKIIASIGDTHTSLYKETSIIYPIQFYYFKEGIYVVNTIPEYKKALYTKLIKINGVNIETVQKNILPLIVNENSAVIKKYIPKYLTNAEILHGLNITSNVKNTLFTFENNQGEAFNLNINSLNNEDLHGKFIIKGNFDTSYPLYMQKSNLNYWYKYISEEKILYFKYNKCQEDDTSKTMEDFTGDMLKFMNTHIVDKFVIDIRDNSGGSDKYINPIIDWIKNKEINNKTHLFVIVGRTTFSSAIINAVTLRKETNATFIGEETSGKPNHYGSVKSFTLPNSKIEIQYSTQFNKTSTDNKNTFIPDKIIEISIKDYLDKEDPVLNYILKN